In Escherichia ruysiae, a genomic segment contains:
- the ilvC gene encoding ketol-acid reductoisomerase has translation MANYFNTLNLRQQLAQLGKCRFMGRDEFADGASYLQGKKVVIVGCGAQGLNQGLNMRDSGLDISYALRKEAIAEKRASWRKATENGFKVGTYEELIPQADLVVNLTPDKQHSDVVRSVQPLMKDGAALGYSHGFNIVEVGEQIRKDITVVMVAPKCPGTEVREEYKRGFGVPTLIAVHPENDPKGEGMAIAKAWAAATGGHRAGVLESSFVAEVKSDLMGEQTILCGMLQAGSLLCFDKLVEEGTDPAYAEKLIQFGWETITEALKQGGITLMMDRLSNPAKLRAYALSEQLKEIMAPLFQKHMDDIISGEFSSGMMADWANDDKKLLTWREETGKTAFETAPQYEGKIGEQEYFDKGVLMIAMVKAGVELAFETMVDSGIIEESAYYESLHELPLIANTIARKRLYEMNVVISDTAEYGNYLFSYACVPLLKPFMAELQPGDLGKAIPEGAVDNAQLRDVNDAIRSHAIEQVGKKLRGYMTDMKRIAVAG, from the coding sequence ATGGCTAACTACTTCAATACACTGAATCTGCGCCAGCAGCTGGCACAACTGGGCAAATGTCGCTTTATGGGGCGCGACGAGTTCGCTGACGGTGCGAGCTATCTTCAGGGTAAAAAAGTGGTCATCGTCGGCTGCGGCGCACAGGGTCTGAACCAGGGCCTGAACATGCGTGATTCTGGTCTCGATATCTCCTACGCTCTGCGTAAAGAAGCGATTGCCGAAAAGCGCGCGTCCTGGCGTAAAGCAACCGAAAACGGTTTTAAGGTAGGTACTTACGAAGAACTGATCCCGCAGGCGGATCTGGTGGTTAACCTGACGCCGGACAAGCAGCACTCTGACGTAGTGCGTTCCGTTCAACCGCTGATGAAAGATGGCGCGGCGCTGGGTTACTCGCATGGTTTCAACATCGTCGAAGTGGGCGAGCAGATCCGTAAAGACATCACTGTAGTAATGGTTGCGCCGAAATGCCCTGGCACCGAAGTGCGTGAAGAGTATAAACGTGGATTCGGCGTACCGACGCTGATTGCCGTTCACCCGGAAAACGATCCGAAAGGCGAAGGCATGGCGATCGCTAAAGCCTGGGCGGCAGCAACAGGCGGTCATCGTGCCGGCGTTCTGGAATCCTCTTTCGTTGCGGAAGTGAAATCAGACCTGATGGGCGAGCAAACTATCCTGTGCGGTATGTTGCAGGCTGGTTCTCTGCTGTGCTTCGACAAGCTGGTGGAAGAGGGCACCGACCCGGCATATGCAGAAAAACTGATTCAGTTCGGCTGGGAAACCATCACCGAAGCCCTGAAGCAGGGCGGCATCACCCTGATGATGGACAGGCTCTCTAACCCGGCGAAACTGCGTGCTTATGCGCTTTCTGAGCAACTGAAAGAGATCATGGCGCCGCTGTTCCAGAAACATATGGACGACATCATCTCCGGTGAATTCTCCTCTGGCATGATGGCAGACTGGGCTAATGATGATAAGAAACTGCTGACCTGGCGTGAAGAGACCGGCAAAACCGCGTTCGAAACCGCACCGCAGTATGAAGGTAAAATCGGCGAGCAGGAGTACTTCGATAAAGGCGTGCTGATGATCGCGATGGTGAAAGCGGGCGTTGAGCTGGCGTTCGAAACCATGGTTGATTCCGGCATCATTGAAGAGTCGGCATACTATGAATCACTGCATGAGCTGCCGCTGATTGCCAACACCATCGCCCGTAAGCGTCTGTACGAAATGAACGTGGTTATCTCTGATACCGCAGAATACGGTAACTATCTGTTCTCTTACGCTTGCGTACCGCTGCTGAAACCGTTTATGGCAGAGCTGCAGCCGGGCGATCTGGGTAAAGCTATTCCAGAAGGTGCGGTAGATAACGCGCAACTGCGTGATGTAAATGATGCGATTCGCAGCCATGCAATTGAGCAGGTAGGTAAGAAACTGCGTGGCTATATGACGGATATGAAACGTATTGCTGTTGCGGGTTAA
- the ilvA gene encoding threonine ammonia-lyase, biosynthetic, producing the protein MADSQPLSGAPEGAEYLRAVLRAPVYEAAQVTPLQKMEKLSSRLDNVILVKREDRQPVHSFKLRGAYAMMAGLTEEQKAHGVITASAGNHAQGVAFSSARLGVKALIVMPTATADIKVDAVRGFGGEVLLHGANFDEAKAKAIELSQQQGFTWVPPFDHPMVIAGQGTLALELLQQDAHLDRVFVPVGGGGLAAGVAVLIKQLMPQIKVIAVEAEDSACLKAALDAGHPVDLPRVGLFAEGVAVKRIGDETFRLCREYLDDIITVDSDAICAAMKDLFEDVRAVAEPSGALALAGMKKYIAQHNIRGERLAHILSGANVNFHGLRYVSERCELGEQREALLAVTIPEEKGSFLKFCQLLGGRSVTEFNYRFADAKDACIFVGVRLSRGLEERKEILQMLNDGGYSVVDLSDDEMAKLHVRYMVGGRPSHPLQERLYSFEFPESPGALLRFLNTLGTHWNISLFHYRSHGTDYGRVLAAFELGDHEPDFETRLNELGYDCHDETNNPAFRFFLAG; encoded by the coding sequence ATGGCTGACTCGCAACCCCTGTCAGGTGCCCCGGAAGGTGCCGAATATTTAAGAGCGGTGCTACGTGCGCCGGTCTATGAAGCGGCGCAGGTCACGCCGCTACAGAAAATGGAAAAGCTGTCGTCGCGTCTTGATAACGTGATTCTGGTGAAGCGCGAAGACCGCCAGCCGGTGCACAGCTTCAAGCTGCGCGGCGCATACGCCATGATGGCAGGTCTGACGGAAGAACAGAAAGCGCACGGCGTGATCACCGCCTCGGCGGGTAACCATGCGCAAGGTGTCGCGTTCTCCTCCGCTCGGTTAGGTGTGAAGGCGCTCATCGTCATGCCAACCGCTACCGCCGACATCAAAGTCGACGCGGTGCGCGGCTTCGGCGGTGAGGTGCTGCTTCACGGCGCGAACTTTGATGAAGCGAAAGCGAAAGCAATCGAACTGTCGCAGCAGCAGGGCTTCACCTGGGTGCCGCCGTTCGATCATCCGATGGTGATCGCCGGGCAGGGCACGCTGGCGCTGGAACTGCTCCAGCAGGACGCCCATCTCGACCGCGTATTTGTGCCGGTTGGTGGCGGTGGCCTGGCGGCGGGCGTGGCTGTGTTGATCAAACAACTGATGCCGCAAATCAAAGTGATCGCGGTAGAAGCGGAAGATTCAGCCTGCCTGAAAGCGGCACTGGATGCGGGTCATCCGGTTGATCTGCCGCGCGTGGGGCTATTCGCCGAAGGTGTTGCGGTAAAACGCATCGGCGACGAAACCTTCCGTTTGTGCCGGGAGTATCTCGACGACATCATCACCGTCGATAGCGATGCCATCTGCGCAGCGATGAAAGACTTATTCGAAGATGTGCGCGCAGTGGCGGAACCGTCTGGCGCGCTGGCGCTGGCGGGGATGAAAAAGTACATCGCTCAGCACAACATTCGCGGTGAGCGGCTGGCGCATATTCTTTCTGGAGCCAACGTGAACTTCCACGGTCTGCGCTACGTCTCGGAACGCTGCGAACTGGGTGAACAGCGTGAAGCGTTGCTGGCGGTGACCATCCCGGAAGAGAAGGGCAGCTTTCTGAAGTTCTGCCAGTTGCTTGGCGGGCGCTCGGTCACAGAGTTCAACTACCGTTTCGCTGATGCTAAAGATGCCTGTATTTTTGTCGGTGTGCGCTTAAGTCGCGGCCTTGAAGAGCGCAAAGAAATTTTGCAGATGCTCAACGACGGTGGCTACAGCGTGGTTGATCTCTCCGACGACGAAATGGCGAAGTTGCATGTGCGCTATATGGTTGGCGGGCGTCCATCGCATCCGTTGCAGGAACGCCTCTACAGCTTCGAATTCCCGGAATCACCGGGCGCGCTGCTGCGCTTCCTCAACACGCTGGGGACGCACTGGAATATCTCTTTGTTCCACTATCGCAGTCATGGCACCGACTACGGGCGTGTACTGGCAGCGTTCGAGCTGGGCGATCATGAACCGGATTTCGAAACCCGGCTGAATGAGCTGGGCTACGATTGCCACGACGAAACCAATAACCCGGCGTTCAGGTTCTTTTTGGCGGGTTAA
- the ppiC gene encoding peptidylprolyl isomerase PpiC, translated as MAKTAAALHILVKEEKLAQELLEQIKNGADFGKLAKKHSICPSGKRGGDLGEFRQGQMVPAFDKVVFSCPVLEPTGPLHTQFGYHIIKVLYRN; from the coding sequence ATGGCAAAAACAGCAGCAGCACTGCATATCCTTGTAAAAGAAGAGAAACTGGCTCAGGAACTTCTGGAGCAGATCAAGAACGGCGCCGATTTTGGCAAGCTGGCGAAGAAACATTCCATTTGCCCGTCAGGCAAACGCGGCGGTGATTTAGGGGAATTTCGCCAGGGTCAGATGGTTCCGGCGTTTGATAAAGTGGTGTTCTCTTGTCCGGTGCTGGAGCCAACCGGCCCGCTGCATACCCAGTTCGGGTATCACATCATTAAGGTGCTGTACCGCAACTAA
- the ilvY gene encoding HTH-type transcriptional activator IlvY produces MDLRDLKMFLHLAESRHFGRSARAMHVSPSTLSRQIQRLEEDLGQPLFVRDNRTVTLTEAGEELRVFAQQTLLQYQQLRHTIDQQGPSLSGELHIFCSVTAAYSHLPPILDRFRAEHPSVEIKLTTGDAADAMEKVVTGEADLAIAGKPETLPGAVAFSMLENLAVVLIAPALPCPVRNQVSVEQPDWSTIPFIMADQGPVRRRIELWFRRNKISNPMIYATVGGHEAMVSMVALGCGVALLPEVVLDNSPEPVRNRVMILERSDEKTPFELGVCAQKKRLHEPLIEAFWKILPNH; encoded by the coding sequence GTGGATTTACGCGACCTGAAAATGTTTCTGCATCTGGCGGAAAGCCGCCATTTTGGCCGTAGCGCGCGGGCAATGCACGTCAGCCCCTCCACGCTTTCCCGACAGATTCAGCGCCTGGAAGAAGATCTCGGCCAACCGCTGTTTGTGCGCGATAACCGCACGGTAACGCTGACGGAAGCGGGCGAAGAGCTGCGTGTTTTCGCCCAGCAAACGTTGTTACAGTATCAGCAATTGCGCCACACCATCGACCAGCAAGGGCCGTCCCTCTCTGGCGAATTACATATTTTCTGTTCGGTGACTGCCGCTTACAGCCATCTGCCACCGATTCTCGACCGATTCCGCGCGGAGCATCCATCGGTGGAAATTAAGCTCACCACCGGTGATGCGGCGGATGCAATGGAAAAGGTGGTCACTGGAGAAGCAGATTTGGCGATTGCCGGGAAGCCGGAGACTCTGCCAGGCGCGGTGGCGTTTTCGATGCTGGAGAACCTGGCGGTGGTGCTGATCGCGCCCGCGCTGCCCTGCCCGGTGCGTAATCAGGTCTCAGTAGAACAACCGGACTGGTCGACGATTCCCTTCATCATGGCCGATCAGGGACCAGTACGCCGCCGCATTGAGTTGTGGTTTCGACGCAATAAAATCAGTAACCCGATGATTTACGCCACGGTTGGCGGGCATGAAGCGATGGTATCGATGGTGGCACTTGGCTGTGGCGTGGCGCTGCTGCCGGAAGTGGTACTGGATAACAGCCCGGAGCCAGTGCGTAATCGTGTGATGATTTTAGAGCGCAGCGATGAGAAAACGCCGTTTGAGCTGGGCGTTTGTGCGCAAAAAAAGCGGCTACATGAGCCGCTGATTGAGGCGTTCTGGAAGATTTTGCCGAACCATTAA
- the rep gene encoding DNA helicase Rep: protein MRLNPGQQQAVEFVTGPCLVLAGAGSGKTRVITNKIAHLIRDCGYQARHIAAVTFTNKAAREMKERVGQTLGRKEARGLMISTFHTLGLDIIKREYAALGMKANFSLFDDTDQLALLKELTEGLIEDDKVLLQQLISTISNWKNDLKTPAQAAAEAKGERDRIFAHCYGLYDAHLKACNVLDFDDLILLPTLLLQRNVEVRERWQNKIRYLLVDEYQDTNTSQYELVKLLVGSRARFTVVGDDDQSIYSWRGARPQNLVLLSQDFPALKVIKLEQNYRSSGRILKAANILIANNPHVFEKRLFSELGYGTELKVLSANNEEHEAERVTGELIAHHFVNKTQYKDYAILYRGNHQSRVFEKFLMQNRIPYKISGGTSFFSRPEIKDLLAYLRVLTNPDDDSAFLRIVNTPKREIGPATLKKLGEWAMTRNKSMFTASFDMGLSQTLSGRGYEALTRFTHWLAEIQRLAEREPIAAVRDLIHGMDYESWLYETSPSPKAAEMRMKNVNQLFSWMTEMLEGSELDEPMTLTQVVTRFTLRDMMERGESDEELDQVQLMTLHASKGLEFPYVYMVGMEEGFLPHQSSIDEDNIDEERRLAYVGITRAQKELTFTLCKERRQYGELVRPEPSRFLLELPQDDLIWEQERKVVSAEERMQKGQNHLANLKAMMAAKRGK, encoded by the coding sequence ATGCGTCTAAACCCCGGCCAACAACAAGCTGTCGAATTCGTTACCGGCCCCTGCCTGGTGCTGGCGGGCGCGGGTTCCGGCAAGACTCGTGTGATCACCAATAAAATCGCCCATCTGATCCGTGACTGCGGTTATCAGGCGCGACATATCGCAGCGGTGACCTTTACCAATAAAGCAGCGCGCGAGATGAAAGAGCGTGTCGGGCAGACGCTGGGGCGCAAAGAGGCTCGTGGGCTGATGATCTCCACCTTCCACACGCTGGGGCTGGATATCATCAAACGCGAGTATGCAGCGTTAGGGATGAAAGCGAACTTTTCGCTGTTTGACGATACCGATCAGCTTGCTTTGCTCAAAGAGTTGACCGAAGGACTGATTGAAGATGACAAAGTTCTCCTGCAACAGCTGATTTCAACCATCTCTAATTGGAAGAACGATCTCAAAACTCCTGCGCAGGCGGCGGCAGAGGCAAAAGGCGAGCGGGATCGCATTTTTGCCCATTGTTATGGGCTGTATGATGCGCACCTGAAAGCGTGCAATGTTCTCGACTTCGACGATCTGATTTTATTGCCGACATTGCTGCTGCAACGCAATGTGGAAGTACGCGAACGCTGGCAAAACAAGATTCGCTACCTGCTGGTGGATGAGTATCAGGATACCAACACCAGCCAGTATGAGCTGGTGAAACTGCTGGTGGGCAGCCGCGCTCGCTTTACCGTGGTGGGAGATGATGACCAGTCGATCTACTCCTGGCGCGGCGCACGTCCGCAAAACCTGGTGCTGCTGAGCCAGGATTTCCCGGCGTTGAAGGTGATTAAGCTTGAGCAGAACTACCGCTCTTCCGGACGTATTTTGAAAGCGGCGAACATCCTGATCGCCAATAACCCGCACGTCTTTGAAAAGCGTCTGTTCTCCGAACTGGGTTACGGCACAGAGCTAAAAGTTTTAAGCGCGAATAACGAGGAACATGAAGCCGAGCGCGTTACTGGCGAGCTGATCGCCCATCACTTCGTCAATAAAACGCAGTACAAAGATTACGCTATTCTTTATCGCGGTAACCATCAGTCGCGGGTGTTTGAAAAATTCCTGATGCAAAACCGCATCCCGTACAAAATATCCGGTGGTACGTCGTTTTTCTCTCGTCCTGAAATCAAGGATTTGCTGGCTTATCTGCGCGTGCTGACTAACCCGGACGATGACAGCGCATTTCTGCGTATCGTTAACACGCCGAAGCGAGAGATTGGCCCGGCGACGCTGAAAAAGCTGGGTGAGTGGGCGATGACGCGTAATAAAAGTATGTTTACCGCCAGCTTTGATATGGGGTTGAGTCAGACACTGAGTGGACGTGGTTATGAAGCGTTGACCCGATTTACTCACTGGCTGGCGGAAATCCAGCGACTGGCGGAGCGGGAGCCTATCGCCGCAGTGCGCGATCTGATCCACGGGATGGATTATGAATCCTGGTTATACGAAACGTCACCCAGCCCGAAAGCCGCCGAAATGCGCATGAAGAACGTTAACCAGTTATTTAGCTGGATGACGGAGATGCTGGAAGGTAGCGAACTGGATGAGCCGATGACGCTCACCCAGGTGGTGACGCGCTTTACTCTGCGCGACATGATGGAACGTGGCGAGAGTGACGAAGAGCTTGATCAGGTGCAACTGATGACTCTGCACGCGTCAAAAGGGCTGGAGTTTCCTTATGTCTACATGGTCGGTATGGAAGAAGGATTTTTGCCGCACCAAAGCAGCATCGACGAGGACAATATCGATGAAGAGCGGCGGCTGGCCTATGTCGGCATCACCCGCGCCCAGAAAGAGTTGACCTTTACGCTGTGTAAAGAGCGTCGTCAGTACGGTGAGCTGGTACGTCCGGAGCCGAGCCGCTTCCTGCTGGAATTACCGCAGGATGACTTGATTTGGGAACAAGAGCGCAAAGTGGTCAGCGCCGAAGAACGGATGC
- the ilvE gene encoding branched-chain-amino-acid transaminase, which yields MTTKKADYIWFNGEMVRWEDAKVHVMSHALHYGTSVFEGIRCYDSHKGPVVFRHREHMQRLHDSAKIYRFPVSQSIDELMEACREVIRKNNLTSAYIRPLIFVGDVGMGVNPPAGYTTDVIIAAFPWGAYLGAEALEQGIDAMVSSWNRAAPNTIPTAAKAGGNYLSSLLVGSEARRHGYQEGIALDVNGYISEGAGENLFEVKDGVLFTPPFTSSALPGITRDAIIKLAKELGIEVREQVLSRESLYLADEVFMSGTAAEITPVRSVDGIQVGEGRCGPVTKRIQQAFFGLFTGETEDKWGWLDQVNQ from the coding sequence ATGACCACGAAGAAAGCTGATTACATTTGGTTCAATGGGGAGATGGTTCGCTGGGAAGACGCGAAGGTGCATGTGATGTCGCATGCGCTGCACTATGGCACCTCGGTTTTTGAAGGCATCCGTTGCTACGACTCGCATAAAGGTCCAGTTGTATTCCGTCATCGTGAGCATATGCAACGTCTGCATGACTCTGCCAAAATTTACCGCTTCCCGGTTTCGCAGAGCATTGATGAGCTGATGGAAGCTTGCCGCGAAGTGATCCGTAAAAACAATCTCACCAGCGCCTATATCCGTCCGCTGATCTTCGTAGGTGATGTTGGCATGGGCGTTAACCCACCAGCGGGATACACCACCGACGTGATTATTGCCGCTTTCCCGTGGGGAGCTTATCTGGGCGCGGAAGCACTGGAGCAGGGGATCGACGCGATGGTTTCTTCCTGGAACCGCGCGGCGCCAAACACCATTCCAACCGCTGCGAAAGCGGGGGGGAACTACCTCTCTTCCCTGCTGGTTGGCAGCGAAGCGCGCCGCCACGGTTATCAGGAAGGTATCGCGCTGGATGTGAATGGTTACATCTCTGAAGGTGCAGGCGAAAACCTGTTTGAAGTGAAAGACGGCGTGCTGTTCACCCCGCCGTTCACCTCTTCCGCGCTTCCGGGTATTACCCGTGACGCCATCATCAAACTGGCGAAAGAACTGGGAATTGAAGTGCGTGAGCAGGTGCTGTCGCGTGAATCGCTGTATCTGGCAGATGAAGTGTTTATGTCCGGTACAGCGGCTGAAATTACGCCAGTGCGCAGCGTCGACGGTATTCAGGTGGGCGAAGGCCGTTGTGGCCCGGTCACCAAACGCATCCAGCAAGCCTTCTTCGGCCTCTTCACCGGCGAAACCGAAGATAAATGGGGCTGGTTGGATCAGGTTAATCAATAA
- the ilvD gene encoding dihydroxy-acid dehydratase: MPKYRSATTTHGRNMAGARALWRATGMTDADFGKPIIAVVNSFTQFVPGHVHLRDLGKLVAEQIEAAGGVAKEFNTIAVDDGIAMGHGGMLYSLPSRELIADSVEYMVNAHCADAMVCISNCDKITPGMLMASLRLNIPVIFVSGGPMEAGKTKLSDQLIKLDLVDAMIQGADPKVSDSQSDQVERSACPTCGSCSGMFTANSMNCLTEALGLSQPGNGSLLATHADRKQLFLNAGKRIVELTKRYYEQNDESALPRNIASKAAFENAMTLDIAMGGSTNTVLHLLAAAQEAEIDFTMSDIDKLSRKVPQLCKVAPSTQKYHMEDVHRAGGVIGILGELDRAGLLNRNVKNVLGLTLSQTLEQYDVMLTQDDAVKNMFRAGPAGIRTTQAFSQDCRWDSLDDDRANGCIRSLEHAYSKDGGLAVLYGNFAENGCIVKTAGVDDSILKFTGPAKVYESQDDAVEAILGGKVVAGDVVVIRYEGPKGGPGMQEMLYPTSFLKSMGLGKACALITDGRFSGGTSGLSIGHVSPEAASGGSIGLIEDGDLIAIDIPNRGIQLQVSDAELAARREAQEARGDKAWTPKNRERQVSFALRAYASLATSADKGAVRDKSKLGG; encoded by the coding sequence ATGCCTAAGTACCGTTCCGCCACCACCACTCATGGTCGTAATATGGCGGGTGCTCGTGCGCTGTGGCGCGCCACTGGAATGACCGACGCTGATTTCGGTAAGCCGATTATCGCTGTTGTGAACTCGTTCACTCAATTTGTACCGGGGCACGTCCATCTGCGCGATCTCGGTAAACTGGTCGCTGAACAAATTGAAGCGGCTGGCGGCGTTGCCAAAGAATTCAACACCATTGCGGTGGATGATGGGATCGCCATGGGTCACGGGGGGATGCTTTATTCACTGCCGTCTCGCGAACTGATCGCTGATTCTGTTGAGTATATGGTCAACGCCCACTGCGCCGACGCGATGGTCTGCATCTCCAACTGCGACAAAATCACCCCGGGGATGCTGATGGCCTCTCTGCGCCTGAATATTCCGGTGATCTTTGTTTCCGGTGGTCCGATGGAGGCCGGGAAAACCAAACTATCCGATCAGTTAATCAAGCTTGATCTGGTTGATGCGATGATCCAGGGGGCAGATCCGAAAGTTTCTGACTCCCAGAGCGATCAGGTTGAACGTTCGGCCTGTCCAACCTGTGGTTCCTGCTCCGGGATGTTCACCGCTAACTCGATGAACTGCCTGACCGAAGCTCTGGGTCTGTCGCAGCCAGGCAACGGCTCGCTACTGGCAACCCACGCGGATCGTAAGCAGCTGTTCCTCAATGCCGGTAAACGCATTGTTGAATTGACCAAACGTTACTACGAGCAAAACGACGAAAGCGCACTGCCACGTAATATCGCCAGTAAAGCGGCGTTTGAAAACGCCATGACGTTGGATATCGCGATGGGCGGCTCTACCAATACGGTTCTTCACCTGCTGGCGGCGGCACAAGAAGCGGAAATCGACTTCACCATGAGTGATATCGACAAACTTTCGCGTAAAGTCCCGCAGTTGTGCAAAGTTGCGCCGAGCACCCAGAAATACCATATGGAAGATGTTCATCGTGCTGGTGGCGTGATCGGTATTCTCGGCGAACTGGATCGTGCCGGGTTGTTGAATCGCAATGTGAAAAACGTACTCGGCCTGACCTTGTCGCAAACGCTGGAACAATACGATGTCATGCTGACTCAGGATGATGCGGTGAAAAATATGTTCCGCGCTGGCCCGGCTGGAATCCGCACTACACAGGCATTCTCGCAGGATTGCCGTTGGGATTCTCTCGATGACGATCGCGCTAACGGCTGCATCCGCTCGCTGGAGCACGCCTACAGCAAAGACGGCGGCCTGGCGGTGCTTTACGGCAACTTCGCGGAAAACGGCTGCATCGTTAAAACGGCGGGCGTCGATGACAGTATTCTCAAATTCACCGGCCCGGCGAAAGTGTACGAAAGCCAGGATGACGCGGTAGAAGCGATTCTCGGCGGCAAAGTTGTCGCTGGCGATGTGGTTGTTATTCGCTACGAAGGCCCGAAAGGCGGCCCTGGGATGCAGGAAATGCTCTACCCAACCAGCTTCCTGAAATCGATGGGTCTTGGCAAAGCCTGTGCGCTGATCACCGATGGACGCTTCTCCGGCGGTACGTCTGGCCTTTCCATCGGCCACGTCTCGCCGGAAGCGGCAAGCGGCGGTAGCATTGGCCTGATTGAAGATGGTGACCTGATCGCCATCGACATTCCGAACCGTGGCATTCAGTTGCAGGTAAGCGATGCCGAACTGGCGGCGCGTCGTGAAGCGCAGGAAGCCCGTGGCGACAAAGCCTGGACGCCGAAAAACCGTGAACGTCAGGTTTCCTTTGCTTTGCGCGCCTACGCCAGCCTGGCGACCAGCGCCGACAAAGGTGCGGTGCGCGATAAATCGAAACTGGGGGGTTAA